The Mesorhizobium opportunistum WSM2075 DNA window CGCCTTGCCAACGGCACGGCGGCGGATATCGTTGCGCTGTCGGACGATCTCGGCATAGGAAGCGTCTGGATCGGCGGCGACGAGGTTTTTTCAGCCGGCGCGTAATCCTGGAAGCGGGCCCATGCAGGCAATCGACTGTGTTGTCGCCGGAGCAGGCGTCGTCGGGCTTGCCGTCGCCAGGGCGCTTGCCTTGTCGGGCCGCGAGGTGGTGGTCATCGAGCAAGCCGATGCGATCGGCACCGTCACCAGTTCGCGCAATTCCGAAGTCATCCACGCCGGGCTCCATTATGCGCCGGGCAGCCTGAAGGCCCGGCTCTGCGTCGAAGGCCGCCGGCTCCTCTACGCCTACTGCGCCGAGCACGGCGTCGCCCATGCACGGACCGGCAAGCTGATCGTCGCCAGCGAGCCAGGGCAGATGGACGGGTTGCGGACGATCCAGGCCAATGCGCGCCGCTGCGGGGTCGAGGATCTCGAGCTTTTGACACGCGGCGAAGCCGAAAGCCTGGAGCCGGCGCTGACATGCGCCGGCGCGCTGCTGTCGCCGTCGACCGGCATCGTCGACAGCCATGCCTTGATGCTGTCGCTGCGCGGCGACGCCGAGGCGGCCGGCGCGGCCTTCGCTTTCCTGACCTGCGTGGCCGGCGCGACGATCGACGCCGACGGGATCCGTGTCGACACGCGCGATGCCGATGGCGAGACCTTCGCTTTGGAGGCCCGCGCCTTCGTCAACGCCGCGGGCCTCGACGCGCAGGCCATGGCCGGCCGGATCGAGGGGTTCCCGCAAAGCCTCATCCCCCGGCAGTGGCTGGCGCGCGGAAATTATTTCGCGCTTCCAGGCCGGTCGCCGTTTTCGCGGCTGATCTACCCGGTTCCGGTCGAAGGCGGCCTCGGTGTCCACCTGACGCACGATCTCAGCGGCAGCGCGCGCTTTGGGCCTGATGTCGAATGGATCGACCATGTGGATTACACGGTCGATCCAGGCCGGAGCGCCGTCTTCTACGAAGCGATCCGCCGTTATTGGCCCGACCTTGGCGATGGCGCCCTGCAACCGGCCTATGCCGGCATCAGGCCGAAACTGTCGGGTCCCGGCCAGCCGGCGGCCGACTTCATGATCCAGGGTCCGGGCGATCATGGCCTCGGCCGGATCGTCAACCTGTTCGGCATAGAGAGCCCCGGCCTGACGGCAAGCCTGGCGATCGCCGATCATGTCGTCGCGCTGCTGTACCCGGAATGACCGGTGCCGTTGGGAGTTTGTCATCCCGAACAGACGTCATGAAACCTTTTGATTTTGAGTCCGTTGTCGCAGCGTATGTCCGAGGCGAAACCCAAATCGACACCGGCCGACGGCATCAGACCGCGCGGCAACCCGAAGCCGCGTCGAGGAAAGTCGCGACGGCAAGGGCCGCGTGACCAGACGTCAGGCGAGCCGGGCGAAGAAAAGCCAACGCCCGCCGACGCAGCGCCGGAGGTCGACGGCCAGGCGGGGCCGCCACCGGAAGCTATCGAACCCGATCCGCAGCTGACGCCCGAGGAGGCCGAGCAGGCGCGCAAGAAATACCTGCTGCGGCGTTTCTGGATCGGCGGACGCGGCTATTGGGGACGGCAGGGCGACAAGCTCGCCTGGCCGCTCACAATCGGGCTGTTGATCCTGATCGTCATCAATGTCGGCTTCCAGTACGGGATCAACGTCTGGAACCGCGCGTTCTTCGACGCCATCGAGCAACGCAACGTCCACACCGTCTATGTGCTCAGCGCTATATTCCTGCCCCTCGTTGCCGGAAGCGCGAGCCTTGTCATCGCGCAGGTTTATCTGCGCATGACGATGCAGCGCCGCTGGCGATCCTGGCTCACGACGTCGGTCATAGCGCGCTGGCTTACCAATGGCCGCTACTATCAGTTGAACCTCGTCGCGGGCGACCATTCGAACCCCGAAGCCCGCCTCACCGAGGATCTGCGGATCGCCACCGAGTCGCCCGTCGATTTCATCTCCGGCGTGATCATCGCCACACTGTCGGCCTCGACCTTCATCGTGGTGCTGTGGACGATCGGCGGAGCCTTGAGCTTCACATTGGGAGGCTCGACCTTCACCGTGCCCGGTTTCCTCGTCATCACGGCCGTGATCTATGCCGCGATCACCTCCACCTCGATGGTCATCATCGGCCGCGATTTCGTCCGGCTGTCCGAGGAAAAGAACCAGTCGGAAGCCGAGTTCCGCTACGTGCTGACCCGCGTGCGCGAAAACGGCGAGAGCATTGCCTTGCTCGGCGGCGAGGAGGAGGAGCGCAGCGGCATCGACAGGACCTTTGCCGGCGTGCTGAAGCGATGGGCACAACTGACCGGACAGCATATGCGCACGGCACTGGTCTCGCAGGGCTCGAGCCTGTTCGCGCCGGTCGTGCCGGTGCTGCTGTGCGCGCCAAAATTTCTCGAAGGCTCGATGTCGCTCGGCCAGGTCATGCAGGCGGCCTCGGCCTTCGCCATCGTGCAGAGCGCCTTCGGGTGGCTGGTCGACAATTATCCACGTCTTGCCGACTGGAACGCCTCCGCACGCCGCATCGCCTCGCTGATGATGTCGCTCGATGGGCTGGAGCGCGCCGAGCAGAGCGACGAGCTGGGGCGTATCAAGCGTGGCGAGACCGGCAACGGCGCGATGCTCAGCCTCGACAATCTCTCCGTGACGCTCGACGACGGCTCCTCCGTGGTCAAGGAAACGAAGGTCGAAATCGAACCGGGAGAGCGGGTGCTGGTGGCCGGCGAATCCGGTTCGGGCAAGTCGACCTTGGTGCGGGCCGTTGCGGGCCTGTGGCCATGGGGCGGTGGCAACGTCAATTTCCACGCCGGCAGGCGCCTGTTCATGCTGCCGCAACGCCCCTACATCCCCACCGGCACGCTTCGCCGCGCGGTCGCCTATCCCGCGGCGGCGGACAAGTGGACGATCAAGCAGATCAAGGCTGCCCTCGACAAGGTGGGGCTCGGCTATCTCACCGACAGGATCAAGGAAGAGGCGCCATGGGACCAGACGCTGTCGGGTGGCGAAAAGCAGCGCCTCGCCTTCGCGCGCCTGCTGCTGCATCGCCCCGATATCGTGGTGCTGGATGAGGCGACCTCGGCGCTCGACGAGAAGAGCCAGGACACGATGATGATGACGGTGATCCGCGAACTGCCTGATGTCACCATCATCAGCGTGGCGCATCGCGCGGAGCTCGAAGCCTTTCACAGCCGCAAGATCACCCTGGAAAGGCGTGAGGGCGGCGCCAAGCTCGTCAGCGATATCGACCTCGTCCCGCGCAAGCGCAAACGCAGCTTGCTGAAGCGTGCCTTGTGGGGCTCCGGCTCCGGCGCTTCCAACCGTGGTTAGAGCGGTTCATCCTGTTTCCGAAAAAAGGCCTGGCCTGATCAGGATGCGTAGAGGTCCTTGTAGGCGTCGCGCAGAAGATTCTTCTGGACCTTGCCCATCGTGTTGCGCGGCAGTTCGTCGACGAAGATCACCTGCTTCGGATGCTTGTACTTCGCCACGCGCCCGGCGATGGCGCGGAGGATTTCGGCGCCGGTGATCCGCGACGCCGGCGCCCGCACGACGACCGCGGTGACGCCTTCGCCGAAATCTGGATGGGCGACGCCGATGACGGCGCTTTCCAAGACCCCGTCGAGCGCGTCGATCTCGCTTTCGAGTTCCTTCGGATAGATGTTGTAGCCGCCCGAAATGATCAGGTCCTTGCCCCGGCCGACAATGTGGACATAGCCGTCGGCGTCGATCATGCCGAGATCGCCTGTGATGAAGAAGCCGTCGGCACGGAATTCCGCCTTGGTCTTATCCGGCATGCGCCAGTAGCCGCCGAACACGTTTGGACCCTTCACCTCGATCATGCCGACCTCGCTTTGGGCCAGCGTCCTGCCGCTGTCGGGATCGGCGATGCGCAGCGACACGCCGGGCAAGGGGAAACCGACGGTGCCTGCGCGCCGTTCGCCCTCATACGGGTTCGACGTGTTCATGTTGGTTTCGGTCATGCCGTAGCGTTCGAGGATGGCGTGGCCGGTGCGCTCGCGCCAGGCCCTGTGCGTCTCGGCCAGCAGCGGCGCCGAGCCCGACACGAACAGGCGGATTGTCTTCGTCGCCTCGCGGTCCAGGCCATCCTGCTGCAGCAGGCGTACGTAGAAGGTCGGCACGCCCATCAGCACTGTTGCGCGCGACAGCAGCGAGACGATGCGGCCCGCGTCGAATTTCTGTTCGAACAGCATCGAGGCGCCGGCCATCAGGACAACGTTGGTGGCGACGAACAGGCCATGGGTGTGGAAGATCGGCAGCGCGTGGATCAGCACATCGTCCGCCGTGAAGCGCCATTGATCGACCAGCACCCGAGCGTTCGAGGCCAGATTTTCGTGGCTGAGCATGGCGCCTTTCGAGCGACCGGTCGTTCCCGACGTGTAGAGGATCGCGGCAAGATCGTCCCCGCCCCGCACGACATCATGGAAGTCGGACGATTGCCGCGATGCCTGGTCCGCCAGCGATCCCTGGCCGTTGCGGTCGAGCGTGACCACGACGGCGCCGGACGGCTCAACCATCGCAGCGACATCCGCAGCCCTTGCAGGATCGCAGACGATGACCCGAGGTGCAGCGTCGTCGAAGAAATAGCCAAGTTCGGTCAGCGTATAGGCGGTGTTGAGCGGCAGGAAGACGGCACCGGCGCGCACGCAGGCGAGATAGAGCAGGACCGCCTCCGGGCTCTTCTCGACCTGCACGGCCACCCGATCGCCGGGCTCGACACCCAATTGCAGCAGCGCATGCGCGAGCTGTCCCGACCGCGCCAGCATGTCGCCATGGGTGAGCGAGCGGCCATCGTCGGTTTCCATCAACAGATGCCCGGGCACCGGCATCCGGGACCGGAACGCATCGAACAGATGATTGCTCATGAACTCTTCCTGCGGTGACGGCAATGGCGGCGCCGGGCACACGCTTCTGGCCGCATGCGTCGGCGGCGAAGCGTTCGCGTTTCCTGGCCGTGCCGTCAAGACCGCAAACGGCGATCCCGCCCGCAACGTCGGTCGCGAATGATTGGAATGATCGGCGGCGGCCCGACGATCGAGGCCTCGCTAGCGTCGGGCGCGTTCGGCCGGGGCGGCGGCCGTTTCGTTCTGCTTGAAGCGCTCCATGCACATGGAAGCGGTCAGCTGGTAGTGATCGATCAGTGCCTGGACGGCACCGTCGGCATTGCCATCCAGCGCGCATTCGGCGATCAGCCGGTGTTCGGCGAAACCGTCGCGCTGGATGCCTTCGCCGTCATTGGCCATTTGCCGGTAGCGGTAGGCGTGATCGGAAAGCTGATCGCAGAAACCCACCAGCCAGTGCGACCGGCAGGCCGAGATCAGCACCCGATGGAAGGTGCGGTGCAATTTCTCCCAATCCGGATTGATCGACGGGAGATCATGCCGTGACGCGCGCCCCAGGCGATGCAGCGCCAGCACCAGCTGTTCTTCCCATTCGGCGGTGCGGTGGGCAATGGATTCGCGAAGGGCGCGTTCCTCGAGCCAGCAGCGGGTGCGCGTCAGCTCCTCGAGCTCCGTCGCGGTGACCGGCATGATGAAGAAGCCGCGCTGGTCGTGGCGGCCAAGAAGCCCTTCGGAGGCAAGGCGGTTGAGGGCTTCCCGAACCGGAGAGGCGCCGGCGCCATACTTGGAAACAACCCACTCGACCCGCAGCTTGCTTTCAGTTTCGAGAGCGCCGCCGAGAAGATCATCGCGCAGCTGATGATAGACCGTACTGGCAAGCGTGCTTTTGGATCCTGTGCCGTCGTCGTTCAGATTGGCAGCTCCGTAGGTCAAAAGACGACTCCTTTGTCCCCAATTCTGAATTTGGGCAATTCGAGTCCGGAAACAGTCCCTCTCCGTACATGTACCCTATAACGCCTACCTTTGGACGCTCAAGCAGAAGATCGCGTTATTGTACTTTAGAACAAAGAAATATACGCCAATCCGCCGCCGGATCGTGCAGATTTCACGCGGCTACAACCAGTGGAAGCTTAACATGTTTTGTATGCACGCAGGATCATCTATTCCTGCGTGCTTGTGCGAGCATCTTTTCTGTCGCGCGCAAAGACAACGAGGCGCGCGCAGCTATCGGGCGGCCTTGGCGAAACTGATTCGGCCGGGCCGGACCCGGAGGGCGTCCGCACGCTCCTTAGCCGGCCTTTTGCAATTGAAATGGATGATCGCGCCGCATTTAGCCGGCGGCCTTGTCGGCCGCCGTCCGGATCGCCTCGATGTTGGCCCGGTAGGCTTCGACGCTGCCGCCCTTGAAGATGGCGGCGCCGGCGACCAGCACGTCGGCGCCGGCAGCGGTGACCAGGGGCGCTGTTTCAGCCGAAATGCCACCGTCGATCTCGATGCGGATCGGCCGATCGCCGATCAGTGCCTTGACTCGTCTCACCTTGTCGACGATCCCTGGAATGAAGGCCTGACCGCCGAAACCCGGATTGACGGTCATGATCAGGATCAGGTCAAGACGGTCGAGCACGTATTCGACAGCGCTTTCCGGCGTCGCCGGGTTGAGCGAGACACCGGCTTTCTTGCCGAGATTCCTGATGGTCTGCAGCGAGCGGTCGAGATGCGGCCCGGCCTCGGCGTGCACCGTCATGCCGTCACAGCCGGCGTCGGCGAAGGCGGCGAGATAGGGATCGGCCGGCGCGATCATCAGATGGCAGTCGAAGAAGGCCTTGGTGCGGCTGCGGATCGCCTTGATGACCGGCGGGCCGAAGGTGATGTTGGGGACGAAATGGCCATCCATGACATCGAGATGTATCCAGTCGGCGCCAGCGGCCGCGACGGCCTCGACTTCGTCGCCAAGCCTGGAAAAGTCCGAAGCCAGCACCGAAGGTGCGATCAAGGTCTTTTTGCTCATCTCGCGGCCTTTCCGGGCGCCTTTTTTCATGCCGGCCACCCTGGATCGACTGCCTAATGCGCGGCGGACGACTTGTCGAGGGTGCCGGCACGGCGGCTCCACGGGCTCGGGTGGCGTTACGGCTAATTTCCGCTGCCCGGCGCCGTGACGAAAAACCCGCCGGATCGCTCCGGCGGGTTTCTGGTCTGGCATCGAGCAGATGGTTATTGCTGCTGGAGTTTCAGGATCCTGTTTGCAGCCGGATCCTGCTGCTGTTCGGCCTGCGGCCTGAGCCGTGGCAGTACCTGCTGCAGGAGAAGTCCAGGGTTGAGCTCCAGCGACGGCTGCCCGCGTATCGGCCGGCAGTTCGGATACCGCCCGATCGTGCCTTCCGGGCAGCGCCGCCTGATGATCGGTTGGCACTGGCCATCGATCATCTGCGAGCCCGGCGCGCATTCCGTCTGTTGCCTGGGCTTGCGGCATGCACCGTCGATCACCTCAGTCCCTCGCGGACAGACGCACTCGCCGCGCTTGTTGTGGACCTGGCCGCGGATGTCGCACTGCTCCAACTGCGGCTGCTTGCGCCGGCAGGCATTGCCTTGCACCTCGGTACCCCGCGGGCAGACACAATTGCCGTCGGCGTCGTGGACCTGGCCACGGATAGTGCACTGCTCGGGCTCCGGCCGGATCGGACGGCAGGCACCGTTGCGCACTTCGGTTCCTCTCGGGCAGACGCAGTCGCCATCGGCATCGTGGACCTGGCCACGGATGGTGCACTGCTCGGGCTTCGGCCGGATCGGACGGCAGGCGCCATTGCGTACCTCGGTCCCTCTCGGGCAGACACAGTCTCCATCCGCGTCGTGGACCTGGCCGCGGATGGTGCACTGCTCGGGCTTGTCGATCCTGACGCATTTTCCGTTCTCGAGCGCCGTGCCGCGCGGGCAGACGCAACGCCCGTCCTCGGTGCGGATCTGGCCTTCGAGCAGCACGCAGCGCTTCGGCGGCGGTGGCGTCGGCAGAACGTTGGTACCGCCGCCGGTGCACTGGCCGTTGCGGAAGGTGGTGCCTTCCGGGCAGACGCAGCGGCCCGCATCGTTCATGACGAAGCCCGGCGAGCACTCCTTCTTCACCTCATGCGTGATGATGAAGGGGTGGCACGCATAGGCCTTGCCGCGATCGCCCTGCGCATTGGCCGCATCCTTGGACAAGACGTCGCCGCCGCCTTCAACCCGCGTGTCGGGAGACAGCACGCCGACGCAGTTCTGGCCATTGACGTCGCCCTGCAGGTTGGCCAGGCGGCCGTCGTCGGGAATGACCACGGTGACATGGTGCGACTGGCTTTCACCGGCGCCGAGCGACAGGTTGGCGATGCAGGACAGCGGCAAGGTTGCCGGCTCGGGCGAACAGCCGAAAGGCGGATCGATCGAGGTGATCTCGACACCGTCCAACCGGCCGAGCCCTTCCACGCCGATCGCATCACCGATGCGGACCGGACCGGAGAAGGGGCTCGTCCCATCATTTGATATGGTGATGTCGAACGAGCAGGGCTGGCCGAGCCTGCATTCGCGGTCGCCGGTCTTTTCGACGCGGATGGTCGAAGAGCCGCCGCCCTTGGCGCAGGCTTGGCCGATCGGATAGACGACGTCGTCGCCGGGCGCCGGCCCGTAGGAGCCGCGCGCGCAGTTCTCGAACTCGCCATTCGCCGAGACCGTCACGTCGAAGTGCCTGGATGTTCCGGGTGTCATGACGGCACCTGGAATCTTGCAGTACAGCGCATTGGCAGGCACCGGTCCGCATGCCCATTCCGCGCCGTCGGGAGTGACGGTCTGGATCTGGACGGGCGTGCCACCCGCCACCAGCGTGGCGGCATCGTTGACCCGCACCGGACCGGTGGGGGCAGCGGTGCCAAGGCTGATGACGGTGATGCGGCACGAGACGAGCGCGGCACCGGCGAGCGAGCCATTGCAGACCTTGGTGATGCGCAGGGTCGGCTTGCCGCCATTGGGATGACGGAAGCGTTCCTTGGCGCAGGCCCTGTTGTTGGTGAGGTCGACCTCACCGGGGATGGGCTTTACCGCCGCGCAGTTCTCGACCGTGTCCGACTGGTAACCGGCCGGCATCACCGCCTTGACGACGATCGGCGTCGAGGCGCCTGGAGGCAGCGAGATGCCTGCATTGTCGCAGCGGAACTGGCCAGGACCGTTCGGTCCGCATGTCCAGGGCGGGCTCGGCCCGAAGGTCGAGGAGGCC harbors:
- the rpe gene encoding ribulose-phosphate 3-epimerase, which codes for MSKKTLIAPSVLASDFSRLGDEVEAVAAAGADWIHLDVMDGHFVPNITFGPPVIKAIRSRTKAFFDCHLMIAPADPYLAAFADAGCDGMTVHAEAGPHLDRSLQTIRNLGKKAGVSLNPATPESAVEYVLDRLDLILIMTVNPGFGGQAFIPGIVDKVRRVKALIGDRPIRIEIDGGISAETAPLVTAAGADVLVAGAAIFKGGSVEAYRANIEAIRTAADKAAG
- a CDS encoding GntR family transcriptional regulator; translation: MTYGAANLNDDGTGSKSTLASTVYHQLRDDLLGGALETESKLRVEWVVSKYGAGASPVREALNRLASEGLLGRHDQRGFFIMPVTATELEELTRTRCWLEERALRESIAHRTAEWEEQLVLALHRLGRASRHDLPSINPDWEKLHRTFHRVLISACRSHWLVGFCDQLSDHAYRYRQMANDGEGIQRDGFAEHRLIAECALDGNADGAVQALIDHYQLTASMCMERFKQNETAAAPAERARR
- a CDS encoding ABC transporter ATP-binding protein/permease, encoding MSEAKPKSTPADGIRPRGNPKPRRGKSRRQGPRDQTSGEPGEEKPTPADAAPEVDGQAGPPPEAIEPDPQLTPEEAEQARKKYLLRRFWIGGRGYWGRQGDKLAWPLTIGLLILIVINVGFQYGINVWNRAFFDAIEQRNVHTVYVLSAIFLPLVAGSASLVIAQVYLRMTMQRRWRSWLTTSVIARWLTNGRYYQLNLVAGDHSNPEARLTEDLRIATESPVDFISGVIIATLSASTFIVVLWTIGGALSFTLGGSTFTVPGFLVITAVIYAAITSTSMVIIGRDFVRLSEEKNQSEAEFRYVLTRVRENGESIALLGGEEEERSGIDRTFAGVLKRWAQLTGQHMRTALVSQGSSLFAPVVPVLLCAPKFLEGSMSLGQVMQAASAFAIVQSAFGWLVDNYPRLADWNASARRIASLMMSLDGLERAEQSDELGRIKRGETGNGAMLSLDNLSVTLDDGSSVVKETKVEIEPGERVLVAGESGSGKSTLVRAVAGLWPWGGGNVNFHAGRRLFMLPQRPYIPTGTLRRAVAYPAAADKWTIKQIKAALDKVGLGYLTDRIKEEAPWDQTLSGGEKQRLAFARLLLHRPDIVVLDEATSALDEKSQDTMMMTVIRELPDVTIISVAHRAELEAFHSRKITLERREGGAKLVSDIDLVPRKRKRSLLKRALWGSGSGASNRG
- a CDS encoding DUF11 domain-containing protein; amino-acid sequence: MNILAPSSPATPQKTVMETIMKPLSLARRGARWLMAAGIAVATLTPLPSLAEDSAPITPELRLDLDSSRIINPRPDRIVPFFTKTGTQRGCDYVVYSLSFGLRGDPQGFADPGLAARLSKLRIEFKDQLPHGLAIVNVNVSGDGTDSSGGPLPGATISNSAGPNDTATVSDFRISASDLDGSGAPNERVITFKITAKIDHAAFPSPTIVDNQGLIKVTNGTGTGTIIPSQDPGKPDDGDYKTGAKTSIKIDLTKCNPPPPPPGKECFKVERGTVDCVPGGGAFIYHMPVGPEMGGKWVQVSTATPGITIIPDTQLVPAGGGVLNWKIVGASPGDVIHLTVTGIETYAGPKEGWGLCCTQTIDIVIPRDQKCPPRDKEPDLKVEKRADVTRCTMGGGCDFTIRVTNVGTAPYNGKIVLDEVTLPAGSTLSSGPNPPWVCAPGTTPMICTHPVTTLNPGASVDLKLGFKPAGGWQGSSLRNCATYNYGASGKPLFGSQSNDRGCASIPICRRGDRDRDCQPPVEKKVDLILKKRARVPVCTADGICYFVIDIINNGSATYNGPLTVIDNYPGGAPASSTFGPSPPWTCGPNGPGQFRCDNAGISLPPGASTPIVVKAVMPAGYQSDTVENCAAVKPIPGEVDLTNNRACAKERFRHPNGGKPTLRITKVCNGSLAGAALVSCRITVISLGTAAPTGPVRVNDAATLVAGGTPVQIQTVTPDGAEWACGPVPANALYCKIPGAVMTPGTSRHFDVTVSANGEFENCARGSYGPAPGDDVVYPIGQACAKGGGSSTIRVEKTGDRECRLGQPCSFDITISNDGTSPFSGPVRIGDAIGVEGLGRLDGVEITSIDPPFGCSPEPATLPLSCIANLSLGAGESQSHHVTVVIPDDGRLANLQGDVNGQNCVGVLSPDTRVEGGGDVLSKDAANAQGDRGKAYACHPFIITHEVKKECSPGFVMNDAGRCVCPEGTTFRNGQCTGGGTNVLPTPPPPKRCVLLEGQIRTEDGRCVCPRGTALENGKCVRIDKPEQCTIRGQVHDADGDCVCPRGTEVRNGACRPIRPKPEQCTIRGQVHDADGDCVCPRGTEVRNGACRPIRPEPEQCTIRGQVHDADGNCVCPRGTEVQGNACRRKQPQLEQCDIRGQVHNKRGECVCPRGTEVIDGACRKPRQQTECAPGSQMIDGQCQPIIRRRCPEGTIGRYPNCRPIRGQPSLELNPGLLLQQVLPRLRPQAEQQQDPAANRILKLQQQ
- a CDS encoding NAD(P)/FAD-dependent oxidoreductase produces the protein MQAIDCVVAGAGVVGLAVARALALSGREVVVIEQADAIGTVTSSRNSEVIHAGLHYAPGSLKARLCVEGRRLLYAYCAEHGVAHARTGKLIVASEPGQMDGLRTIQANARRCGVEDLELLTRGEAESLEPALTCAGALLSPSTGIVDSHALMLSLRGDAEAAGAAFAFLTCVAGATIDADGIRVDTRDADGETFALEARAFVNAAGLDAQAMAGRIEGFPQSLIPRQWLARGNYFALPGRSPFSRLIYPVPVEGGLGVHLTHDLSGSARFGPDVEWIDHVDYTVDPGRSAVFYEAIRRYWPDLGDGALQPAYAGIRPKLSGPGQPAADFMIQGPGDHGLGRIVNLFGIESPGLTASLAIADHVVALLYPE
- a CDS encoding malonate--CoA ligase; this translates as MSNHLFDAFRSRMPVPGHLLMETDDGRSLTHGDMLARSGQLAHALLQLGVEPGDRVAVQVEKSPEAVLLYLACVRAGAVFLPLNTAYTLTELGYFFDDAAPRVIVCDPARAADVAAMVEPSGAVVVTLDRNGQGSLADQASRQSSDFHDVVRGGDDLAAILYTSGTTGRSKGAMLSHENLASNARVLVDQWRFTADDVLIHALPIFHTHGLFVATNVVLMAGASMLFEQKFDAGRIVSLLSRATVLMGVPTFYVRLLQQDGLDREATKTIRLFVSGSAPLLAETHRAWRERTGHAILERYGMTETNMNTSNPYEGERRAGTVGFPLPGVSLRIADPDSGRTLAQSEVGMIEVKGPNVFGGYWRMPDKTKAEFRADGFFITGDLGMIDADGYVHIVGRGKDLIISGGYNIYPKELESEIDALDGVLESAVIGVAHPDFGEGVTAVVVRAPASRITGAEILRAIAGRVAKYKHPKQVIFVDELPRNTMGKVQKNLLRDAYKDLYAS